The DNA region CGCGGACCTGGTGGCCGACCACCGCGTCCACGCCCGCTGCGAGGTCACCGACCCCGCCTCCGTCGCGGCGGTCGGCGACCTCGTCGAGCGGCCGGTCGTCGATATCGCGTCGCTGATGGCCCATGCGCCCGGCCGCGGCCAGTTCGAGGACGAGGCGGCGTTCGCCAGCCGCTACGCCGACGGGCGCGGGGCCGCCGCCGACGAGGCCGCCCGCGCCGGACGCGAGCGGCGGGGCGTCCCCGAGGCGACCGTCCGCGAGCGGGTCGCGGACCTGGCCGAGGAGCTGTCGGCGGCGGACGTGCTGGTCGCCTCCCACGACGACGCGGATCCCGCGGCCGTCGACCACGCCGTCGAGCACGGCGTCGACCTGTGCGAGTACCCCGTCTCGCTCGCGGCCGCCCGCCGCGCGCACGAGCGCGGCGCCGCGACCGCGATGGGCGCGCCGAACCTCGTCCGCGGCGGGAGCCTCTGGGGCAACCTCGACGCGCGCGAGGCCGTCGACGCCGGCGTCGTCGACCTGCTGTGTTCGGACTACCGCCCCCAGGCCCTGCTGGCCTCGGTGTTCGTCGACACCGGCGAGCCGCTCGCCCGCCGCGTCGCCCGCGTGACCAGCGAGCCCGCCCGGGTCGCCGGCCTCGACGACCGCGGGCGACTCGCGCCCGGCGCCCGCGCCGACCTGGTCGTCGTCGACCCTGACCCGGTGCCGACGGTGACCCGCGCCGTCGTCGCCGGCCGGGAGGTCTACCGCTGCGGGCGGTGACCGCCGCGAGCCCCGGACCCGTCACCGAACGTGACGGTTGCGACCGTTTCCCCCAGTTCTTCGGTTTTAACTTCTCTATACGGGATTTTCCGCCCCTGTAGACGACCAATTACAATAGGTCGGGAGGCCGTCCGTGACGATATGTCGACGGACACGACGCCGCGGAGTCAGGGCGAACGCGAGGCGCCGACCCGGGAGCTGCGGGCGGTCGTCGAGCGCTACGAGGACGCCCCCGACGAGTGTACCATCTATCCCACGGGCGTCGACGAGCACACGCGCATGGCGACCTGGATCTCGGCGACCGCGCCCGCGTTCGTCGAACTGGACGCGGTCCGTTAGGGACGGGCCCACCCGCCGGAAGCCGCCCGCCGACCGGCCTGTCGGCCCGCCGACCGGGCGATCCGGCCCCGCTTTCTGACGCACGTCCCGACCCCGATAGCCGCGGCTGTCGACAGTCGGTCCGACTTCCGTGGCCGCGCGACCGACGACTCGCCCGGACAGCCGTCGCTGTCGGCGCGAAAGAACGGAGAAGATGGACGCGACTCAGCCGTCGCGGCGGTCGAGCGTCTGCGCGGCGGCGACGCCGGCGATCCCGACGAGCGCGACCGTCGCGACGACGGTCGGCGTCAGGCCGACGGCGGCGGCGCCGAGCTGGCTGGCGGCCAGCCCGAGGACGCCGGCGCCCGTGAGCGACCCGTAGTAGAGCGGCCACGGACGGTCGGCGCCGTCGGACTCCTCCAGGTACTCGTAGAGCTGGACCGCGTTGGGGCCCAGCGAGATCCGGCCGCGGTTCTGGTTGAACTCGACGATGTCCATGTCGTCCATCTTCGGCAGGTGGCACTGGTAGAGTCCGACGTACACGCACTTGCGCTCGTTGGACGTGACCTGTGCGACGGTCGTGCCGTTCTCGACGGCGGCGACGTGCTCCGCGAGCTCCCCCAGCGAGACAGTTCCCCCGTGTTCCTGCAGGTAGTGGAGCACCGTGCGGCGCCGTTCGTTCTTGAGGATCTCGAAGACGTGGTCGAGCGGCAGGTCGGCGACTTCCTCGGAGTCGGCCGCCTCCTCCGGGACGGATTCGGTCTCGTCGACCGCCTCCGGCTCGGGCTCGTCGGCCTCCTCCGAGAGGAGGTCGCTCTCGCTCGTGCGCTGTGATGTCGAGGACATCAGGCGCTCACCTCCCGATACCCGCGTCTCCGGTCCTCGGCCACGCCCCGGGCGACGGGCGCTCGTGAGCGGTCACTCATGAGTCGCCCGCCGGAGCGTGTCCGTGACAGTTACCGTGCGATTCGTGATTCCGTGGGATATGTCGGCATTCATGTGTCCGTACCCCCGGCGCTGGAGACCCCTCCACAGAGTGCGTTGCGCCGTGTGTGCGTGATGGCGCACGCCCACTTAATCTTTCTTGATTGAACAATCAACAGCGGGTGCATAACGCGGCGGTTACTCCGGTCGGCCGCGCGAGCCCGCGAGTACGGTCGGGATTACGAACGAACCGACGGCGGTATGGGACCCGTTCGCATCGTAAGGGAGTGATTTCCGCGCGTATCAGCGCGTGTACCGACCGAATCGGTGCCGTTCGAGCGTGCACGACCGGGGGCCAGTGACCGGCCGCAGCGGGGCCGTTCGGGCCGGTCTAGGGTCCGCAATCCCCCGCTTACCCCGACCCGCGCTCGGCCCGCGCGTTTCTGTCCGGGACGCGACCATTTATCCGTGGGCGCGCACCTGGAGGGATCCGGCGAGTGCGGTCGAGGACTCCCTGACCCGGACAGACGCGCCACAATCCCGAAGATTCATTGCGAACGGGCCGAACGTTCCGTGCAGTACTGGAATGGTGTCCGAAACGACTGCCGGACGACATCGGGAGGGGTGAGGATGGCGGAACGAACGACCGACGGGGACGACCGCGTCGCCGCCCGGGAGGGCGGCTCCAGCGTGGTTCACTCCAAGGCGGCCGACCGACCGGCCGGGACGGACCTGAGCATCGCCGTGGTCGAGGCGGTCGCCGAGGCGAAGGGCGTCGCGCCGACCGAGATGGAGGAGACGCTGTACGACGCCGTCGACCCGGACGCGCTCGACCGGCTGTTCACGGACCGCGAAACGGGCGAGCTCGCCGGGCGCGTCGTGTTCGAACTCGAGGCCCACGAGGTCACGGTCCAGTCCAACGGCGACGTGCTCGTCAGACAGACCGGACCGCGATAGTCGCCCCGCCCGACCCGCGCTAGTTCCCCGCCGACCCGTCGCCGAGCCGAGCGACCGGATGCGGGACGTTCTCGGGGTCCAGCTGCCGACGCCCGTCCAGGACGACCAGGTCGTCGAACGCCGCCCAGGGCACCGACTCGAAGGCCTCGTGGGCCGTGGCGACCACGACCAGGTCCAGCTCCCGGGCGCCGATGTCGTCGAGGGAGACGCGCTCGACGCCCGCCGGGGGCGAGTCCGTACAGACCGGGTCAACCGCGTACACCCGGTCGGCGCGGTCGGCCAGCAGCTCGGCCACGTCGACCCCCGGCGAGGCGCGCGTCTCGTCGACGCCGGGCCGGTAGGTCAGGCCGAACACCGCCGCGGTGGCCCCGGCCAGGTCCCGTCCCTCGGCGGCCAGCGCGTCGGCCGCCCGCTCGACGGTGTACTCCGGCATGGACTCGTTGACGCCCCGGGCCGTCTCCAGAAGCGGCGTCGCCCCGTCGAACTCCGAGATGACGAAGTACGGGTAGTAGGGGATGCAGTGGCCGCCGACGCCCGGGCCGGGGTCGTGGATGTCGCAGAACGGCTGGGTGTTGGCCACCGCGATTGCCTCGGGCACGTCGACGCCGAACTCCCCCGCGAGCGTCGCCAGCTCGTTCGCCAGCGCGATGTTCACGTCGCGGTACAGCCCCTCGAACACCTTCACGCACTCCGCCGTCGCGGGGTCGCTGACCGCGTAGATCTCCGCGTCGGTGATCTCCCCGTAGACCAGTTCGGCGACCCGCCGGCTCTCGTCGTCGGCGCCGCCGACGACCTTCGGGTGGGCGCCGCGGATGTCCTCGAGCGCGCGGCCGCTCATCGTCCGCTCGGGGCAGAAGGCGAGGCCGAACTCGCCGAGTTCGAGGCCGCTCTCGGCTTCGAGCCACGGGATCACGCGGTCGCGACAGGTCCGCGGGGGCACCGTCGACTCGACGACCACGGTGTCGCCGGGGTCGAGCCCCTCGCCGACCGACCGGACGGCCGCCTCCAGCGCCGACAGGTCCGGCCGGTCGTCCGCGACGAGCGTCGGAACGATGACGACGTGGACGCTCGCGTCCGCGGCGGCGCCGGCCGCGTCGGTCGTCGCCGACAGCGACCCGTCGGCGGCCAGCCGCTCGACGAGCGCCGGGAGGTCGGGCTCGCCCTCGACGTGGCACTCGCCGGCGTCGACGGCGCGGGCGACCTCGGAGTCGATGTCGACGCCGGTCACGTTCCCGGAGACATCGGCGTAGACGGCGGCCAGCGGCAGGCCCATCTTCCCGAGGCCGTAGACGGCCACGGGGACGGATCCGCCGGTG from Halosimplex halophilum includes:
- a CDS encoding DUF7344 domain-containing protein, whose amino-acid sequence is MSSTSQRTSESDLLSEEADEPEPEAVDETESVPEEAADSEEVADLPLDHVFEILKNERRRTVLHYLQEHGGTVSLGELAEHVAAVENGTTVAQVTSNERKCVYVGLYQCHLPKMDDMDIVEFNQNRGRISLGPNAVQLYEYLEESDGADRPWPLYYGSLTGAGVLGLAASQLGAAAVGLTPTVVATVALVGIAGVAAAQTLDRRDG
- a CDS encoding nucleotide sugar dehydrogenase, translating into MSSQRPEPTALYGADAGEPDQRRAFTGGSVPVAVYGLGKMGLPLAAVYADVSGNVTGVDIDSEVARAVDAGECHVEGEPDLPALVERLAADGSLSATTDAAGAAADASVHVVIVPTLVADDRPDLSALEAAVRSVGEGLDPGDTVVVESTVPPRTCRDRVIPWLEAESGLELGEFGLAFCPERTMSGRALEDIRGAHPKVVGGADDESRRVAELVYGEITDAEIYAVSDPATAECVKVFEGLYRDVNIALANELATLAGEFGVDVPEAIAVANTQPFCDIHDPGPGVGGHCIPYYPYFVISEFDGATPLLETARGVNESMPEYTVERAADALAAEGRDLAGATAAVFGLTYRPGVDETRASPGVDVAELLADRADRVYAVDPVCTDSPPAGVERVSLDDIGARELDLVVVATAHEAFESVPWAAFDDLVVLDGRRQLDPENVPHPVARLGDGSAGN
- a CDS encoding DUF7511 domain-containing protein, with the protein product MSTDTTPRSQGEREAPTRELRAVVERYEDAPDECTIYPTGVDEHTRMATWISATAPAFVELDAVR
- a CDS encoding alpha-D-ribose 1-methylphosphonate 5-triphosphate diphosphatase, whose protein sequence is MSERTERLVVEGETVVTPDGTLDGGRVVVEGGRIAAVEPTGRIDAGGRVVLPGLVDLHGDEVERYRFPRSGERVDAATALATADRLALAAGVTTKFDAIAFEDAPEKNRSIEGATELLAAVAAGADLVADHRVHARCEVTDPASVAAVGDLVERPVVDIASLMAHAPGRGQFEDEAAFASRYADGRGAAADEAARAGRERRGVPEATVRERVADLAEELSAADVLVASHDDADPAAVDHAVEHGVDLCEYPVSLAAARRAHERGAATAMGAPNLVRGGSLWGNLDAREAVDAGVVDLLCSDYRPQALLASVFVDTGEPLARRVARVTSEPARVAGLDDRGRLAPGARADLVVVDPDPVPTVTRAVVAGREVYRCGR
- a CDS encoding HalOD1 output domain-containing protein; this translates as MAERTTDGDDRVAAREGGSSVVHSKAADRPAGTDLSIAVVEAVAEAKGVAPTEMEETLYDAVDPDALDRLFTDRETGELAGRVVFELEAHEVTVQSNGDVLVRQTGPR